In Ochrobactrum vermis, the following proteins share a genomic window:
- a CDS encoding MFS transporter → MQPSTDAAATLSANPDARPLLSSATLFLFAAASGLAVANVYFAHPLLDVMADDLGLKRSTAGLIVAASQIGYALGLIFLVPLGDLFNRRKLIITHFLLSVLSLIAIGFAANATVLLVAMAFMGLLAVVTQALVAYAASLAEPARRGHVVGIVTSGIVLGILLARAIAGALTDIAGWRSVYFVSAILTLLIALLLWRSLPNQKRQQTSVSYPALILSLVTLFRSEPVLRIRAIIAMLIFANITTLLAPLVMPLSAPPFELSHAQIGLFGLAGAAGALAASRAGSVADRGHGQRMTGFALFLMLISWGLMALLGHSLLWLIAGVLIIDFGLQAVHVTNQAMIYRVRPDAQNRLTAAYMVFYSIGSASGSAVSTWVYAHAGWNGVCLLGAGISLVTLVFWAATLKATPETATRAVTSPA, encoded by the coding sequence ATGCAACCCTCAACCGACGCGGCAGCAACGCTGTCCGCGAACCCCGATGCACGCCCTTTGCTTTCCTCTGCTACGCTTTTTCTGTTTGCGGCTGCAAGCGGACTAGCGGTAGCCAATGTCTACTTCGCTCACCCGCTTCTCGATGTGATGGCCGACGACCTTGGCCTCAAGCGATCAACTGCAGGCCTCATCGTCGCCGCCAGCCAGATAGGTTATGCACTCGGCCTGATTTTCCTCGTCCCGCTTGGAGACCTGTTCAACCGGCGCAAACTGATTATCACGCATTTTCTTCTGTCGGTCCTGTCCCTGATCGCAATCGGCTTTGCGGCCAATGCCACCGTGCTTCTGGTCGCCATGGCCTTTATGGGCCTGCTCGCCGTCGTCACGCAGGCGCTTGTCGCCTATGCAGCAAGTCTGGCAGAACCCGCACGACGCGGCCATGTGGTCGGCATCGTAACCAGCGGCATCGTGCTCGGCATATTGCTGGCACGCGCGATAGCAGGCGCCCTCACCGACATTGCCGGCTGGCGCAGCGTCTACTTCGTTTCCGCCATTCTTACATTGTTGATCGCGCTCCTGCTCTGGCGCAGCCTCCCCAACCAGAAACGGCAGCAGACGAGCGTCAGTTATCCCGCACTCATTTTGTCGCTCGTGACGCTGTTTCGCTCCGAGCCGGTGCTGCGCATTCGCGCCATCATCGCCATGTTGATCTTCGCCAATATCACCACTTTGCTCGCACCACTGGTTATGCCGCTCAGCGCACCGCCCTTCGAACTGAGCCACGCCCAGATCGGCTTGTTCGGCCTGGCGGGTGCTGCCGGAGCGCTTGCCGCATCACGTGCCGGGAGTGTGGCGGATCGCGGCCATGGTCAACGCATGACAGGCTTCGCCTTGTTCTTGATGTTGATTTCCTGGGGTCTGATGGCCCTGCTGGGACATTCGCTGCTCTGGCTGATCGCAGGCGTGCTGATAATCGACTTCGGCCTTCAGGCCGTCCACGTCACCAATCAGGCGATGATCTATCGTGTGCGCCCGGACGCGCAGAACCGGCTCACCGCCGCCTATATGGTTTTCTATTCCATCGGCAGCGCGTCCGGCTCGGCGGTTTCGACCTGGGTTTATGCTCATGCGGGCTGGAACGGCGTTTGTCTGCTTGGCGCAGGCATCAGCCTTGTCACGCTCGTCTTCTGGGCAGCGACACTGAAGGCGACACCCGAGACCGCAACCCGAGCAGTGACGTCGCCTGCTTAG
- a CDS encoding winged helix-turn-helix transcriptional regulator has protein sequence MVRKKSMKGDYCPSARALDVIGDWWSLLIVREAFDGVTRFSAFQKNLGIARNILSERLRKLTGEEIMESVPDPNGGAHQEYRLTAKGRDLLPVIVSLRQWGEKHLFAPGETHSRLVDSVSGEDVAALDVRAQDGRMLSADDVVIIKIREDDL, from the coding sequence ATGGTTCGGAAGAAAAGCATGAAAGGCGACTATTGCCCGAGTGCGCGGGCGCTTGATGTAATTGGCGACTGGTGGTCGCTGCTGATCGTCCGCGAGGCTTTTGACGGCGTGACGCGCTTCAGCGCCTTTCAGAAGAATCTGGGAATTGCCCGCAATATTCTCTCGGAACGCCTGCGCAAGCTGACGGGCGAGGAGATCATGGAATCCGTGCCTGATCCCAATGGCGGTGCGCATCAGGAGTATCGGCTGACGGCAAAAGGGCGCGACCTGCTGCCAGTCATCGTGTCCCTCCGGCAATGGGGCGAAAAGCACCTCTTTGCACCGGGTGAGACGCATTCACGCCTTGTCGACAGCGTTTCGGGCGAGGACGTGGCCGCGCTTGATGTGCGTGCTCAGGATGGGCGTATGCTTTCTGCCGATGATGTGGTCATCATCAAGATACGTGAGGACGATCTCTAA